aaacaaaaaaacacagtctgtttCACTCGAGTGCCTCTTTtgtcccctccctcctttcagGGCCTTCACTGCAAGACCAAGCCATATTGTGAGTATAGACATGTGGTGGCTACATCACATCTACActtatgcatgcacacaagaTATAATTCTGCAAGATTACCAACTTAATGCTGTGTTCTGTTGCCAAAAACCAATATTTTccacatttaatttgtttttattttattgttatattgCCACAGAAACTGTAATCATAACTCATTTTGGACAGCTTTTACAGAGTGCCCCACCTTAAATTCATAGCTACCTGACATGCATTGAAAATAACTACACTGACAGGACTCTGACTCCTACTCTAGACTATTTGCTCTCTGGATCATGTGCTTTCTAAGAACACAAAGCACCAGTGTGGAATCACAATGCTGTTCATGAGAATAGTAGAGGAAATTCTAGTGTGTTGTTTTCCTCAATGAATAGTCAAGCCTGAATCACCTCAGGACATGGACGTATTCACCCACTGTGATCACTTCCATTGGACTTGTACCCTGAAAgatgatattttacatttattttcttgtatcCTTGTCCTGTCCTGTGTAGTTTTCTTTCCCCCTGCATGTCAGAACGCCGCTGAGGGTCTCAGCACCTCCTCCGTGTTCCACAACATCAGCCTGTCTGCAGTCATGAGGTGTGAGGGCAGGCAGAAGTGCTCACTACACCTCAGAGTCAAAACCAAGCTACAACTTACTGGTATGTAAATGGGATAAATTAAGTACACACAACACATTGCTTTATACTAAAATACCATTCAGCTGCCACTGCGTTGTCCGGTGATTTGTCGTCTAgctcatttttttcatgcagtgaCTTTCAACTGAGCTACAAAGTCTTACTATATGGAAACACACATGGCTATACACTGTGGGTCTTGCAGTAATAGTAatcctaaaacaaaaaaaggttctGGCaagtgaaatttgtttttttttcaggataATTTTCATGTTGTAAATAGGACTAAAagcattcatgttttcttccagATGAGCTTTAATTTCTCCATGCACTCTAAACATGACATAATTTCTagccaaaatgtattttaattggCATGACTTGtttcacagatgaaaaaaagtAAGAGTAAGTCACTCTCAGTTCAGGGCCTCAGTTCATCTGTTAGTTTAACAATTTGATTAAAGCCATTTTAAAGAAATTCAAAATTGTGACTTTGGAGCCGAAAATGGTAACAATTTTGCAACAGTACTTATGCAATACTTTAGCTGTCAGTGGCCGCCTATTGTCCTCACTGCCTTTACGTTTTAGAATTAGTGTGCTTTCTCTATAACCAACCTCCATAATGTAAGGTCTGACCCATTTAATTTTGCAATGATGAGGAAGTTTTGTTTGAAACACTTTGGGTGCGGTCAAGCCATGTGACTAGTCATGGCTAGAGACAGTATCATCATGATGCAGATAAATTGTGAAGGAAGTCTCATTCATAAAAAAGAACACTTTCCGTGATCAAACTTCTTCTTTTGCATAATGAATATgtcaaatgacattttttgttcCTGATTccgcacacacacgctgcatgATCTGATTAAGTGTGGATCAAAGCACGCATTCAGGCACATTTGTCTGCATAAGAACTACATTGTAATAACCTTTATGGATTTCCTCACTATCTGGGATGGAGAGGGGAAATCCCTTCGGTCCCATGTGAGCCTTTAATTGACCTGGCCAGTAAAATGTGACACATAGACAGTGCTAATTTTGGAATGGCTAACTGGCTGGTTAACAGTTACTCCTTGacatctgtgtctttgtgtcttcaaGTCATCTTCTGGCTGCTTACCTTGatatatttttctctgcagagtCCATCCATGGTGTGTCCATCTGCACCATCACTGAAGGGATGATGGAGAACTGCAGAATCCTCAGCTTTACAAGAGCATCCAGAGAACGAATGTCTGGACTGCAGGTACTGTCAACAGATCCACTACCATCAAAGGGtatttttttttggacatttagtttaattaattaatttattccaGACTGTTTTGCAAGAGTGACTTTTATGTTTGAGTAAGTTTTCATGTCTCACCAGTATTATAATCAAGTAAGTGCACATAGGAAATAAGAGTGTAAACTACATGCAATTTCTGCATCACTCGGGCTTTGCAAGTTGACACCACAAGCTTCCGAATCATGGGATGCACTTTTCTTGTGCGTTGTGACACTACTGTATGCTGACATGGTTTCAAACACGTACAGCAATTTCCACAGAAAGATTGCTGAAATGTGGCTGACATGTAACCGCTATCTCTCTTTATCTGACCTTTTGCTGAAGGTGGAAGTTGAGAATGACTGCACTGATATTTCTCCGAGTCAACACGTCAAAGTGACGGTGAAAACTGTGCCGAGCTACTGTGGCGTAACGTGGACAGGCACTTTTGAAGCTCCTGGTAAGAGCACGTGCATGTTGGCATGACTATGCAGAGCACATATTCATAGAAACATGACTAACTAACAGGAAATTAAGTTGCTGAATCTACACTGCCTTCAGAATGAATAATTGAAGTCAGTAAGCGGTGTTGTGTAAATATTTCCTTGTAAGTGATAGGAGCACGTCACATTGGAGACACTTTAATCCAGTTATATTAAGATGAAGGTAAATGATTCATCGGGAGAAAATGTGGTGGGTGGATGTTATGTAAAGTTCTCACATGCAGTTGTTATGTCACATTTGTCTTGCTGTGATCTTTCCCCAACACAGCTATAAGCACTTTAAACATTGTTACTTTTCTCCACAGGATGCATCAATGAAGATTTGAAAAAACATGTCCCTGAATGCATCAGTAAGTGCTTGTTTTTTCTCAACCAAACTAGGCAATGCGTCATTATGTACAGTATTGTAAGCCAAGTGGTCTGCTCATAGGTTGTATATTACATGCAGTAACGTGTCTTTCAGCTGGCAGGCTGTCCTATGACATAAACCCAGAGAGGAAGGAGctgagtgtcagtgtgtcagaCATGCTGGAGGATTACGACTACCACCTCCGTCTGTGCCGTAAGGATTTCATCTGCATCGGCATGGGGGTCAATACTCTGGTTAGTCCTTTCATTTATTGGAATGACTGTGTTgcaaaatattgaaaatgaacTTGAAAGATAGGGTAGAATGGTAAAAGGACATATGTTTTTGCCTTCATAGAGTATAGCCACCGACTTTTGAAAGTTTTGTAAGTTTtactaaaaagtaaaaagtgaatCCACTACAAGCACTATGGGATCTACGTCATCACCACGTGGTACTTCTTCCCTCAATTGGCCAAAGGTTTGCAAGTATGAAGAGTCTAAATATAAGCACTACGACCATCTCAACAAATGATTTTCGAATGTCACCATGCCCTTTATTACTTGAAACCTTTCCCCTGCTAACCAGTTGGTGCTTTGGGAGCTCATGCCCTTATTAGGTATTAAATCAACTTGCTCACTGACTCACATCACTTCACTTGATGCCTCTGCATATTTCAAGAGAGCAAAGGTAGCTGCTACTAATGTAGTGCTGTCACTGTTGAAACCTCTCATTGCCTTGCTCGTACAGTAGGACACTGTCAGTGACAAAATCACTTATGTGACTCATGAATCACAAAGAATGGCCAagcacaaacatatacacacatggacccacaaacacacatgccaaGGAAAGATATATTAATGCTATTCATCTTTGTACTTTCCAGATTAAGAAGGAGGAACCTGTAAAGAGTGTTACCCTCCCATACGGCAGACCTTTGCCTTGCCTCTGCATTGAGGTAAAACACTCCTCTGCAGTTATGATCAGTACTATTCAAGGGATTGAAACCTTGGTAAACATTAACAAATTCCTCACAGGGATGGTCAGCTGTGATGGATGCTCCCAGAGTCCAGGTCTGCCCCTTCAATGACCGTGAGTCAGCTGATTACTTTCAGTCAGATTAAATTCCATAGTAACTAACTAATCAATACCATATCATACAAAAAGATTGTGACCTCTCCTGACCCCTGCAGGTCTCGAGGAGCTGTGGTTTGGAATTACCTTTGACCCAATGGAGGGGATGTTATCGTGGGAGCCGAGCTGTTCAGTTACTGCTGTTGTTACATTGTGTCAGAAAAGAGAGGATGGCATCTGTGTGGATCTGCCTCATGCCTCACAGAGTGTCAGGAGAGAAAAGGTACAAGTCTCATGTTGACATGTTGAAGCGGTAGTTGTGTTTACCTGGCAACATTTCTGACTGCTTGTTATGGTCGCAAATCATTTGAAGTTGGTGTTCGTGTGAGAAAACGCACAAGATCAAGCACATACAAGACGTGCCAGATAACAACACTCTGAGAGGAATTTGAACACATCATGATGCTATTTGAGAAGAATGTCTTGTGATTCATCGGTTTGTAGCTTATGATCTCAGCTGTGCACACAGTATGAATAGTCTTGAGTTACTCTACATCTTCCTCATTGACTCAGCATACTTTAGGTCACAAAGTCATGATgacatggttttttttttttgattttttggctttttgtttttgccagtGACGCCTTTCCAGTCTTAACCTGTTCAGATGATGTCAAAAGAAAGTGTTTATATACTAACATATGCTGTTTAATGTTGTACTTAGCCTCTGTAAGTAAAGCCAGAACCGTACAAAACGTGTCCAAACAGTTGCTGACCTAACAGTAGTGTTACAAGAACAAAGTGAGAGCACCTGAGGCTATGTCACTTGAGAACGGAATGCTCTGTTAACATAAAAATAGCTGGTGACTCATAGTCTCCCACAACTGAAAGCTGAATCCAGCTGgcccaaaaaaagaaaaagaaatagcaATTACATCTGAACCCAAACAAAACGTGGCTAGTGTAGTGTTTAATGCATCTGATCTAAACCTAAGTATCCACTTTAGTAGTTGCAACGCTGCTCTGTGAGTGAAGGTTATCACCTGTAACTATTCAATCaaccttttcttttcagataaCATTTGGTAAAGTGGATCCACACCCTCAGCTATGCATGAAGGTAATGATTACTTTTCCCCCACTGGCTCTTCAGAGGTTTTCACCATAGTGAAATAATCATGACGTGAATCCTGATAATGTTGCTTTATTAACTCACGCTAAGTTAACTGGATGCTGGCAGTAACTTTATATGTACATGATAATGGCAGAAAAACTTTTTACCTTCGACATAAACATAATTATATGTAAATGTTTGGTGGTATGGAGTGACAGAATTTAAACTTTGATAGAAATtagataaaaaataaaggaCCAGACATCTCTTTGGGAATAGCAGTGATACCAGTTCCTCTGTTCAGTTATTTGATTTCTATTTAAGGACACCTACAGTGTATTATCAGACCTTTATTGTGGTAActacagtgaaaaaaatgggGAAGCTGTGTTCAAATCCACATGCCTTCCAGTTTATTTCAGCACTGAGAGATAACTTGTAACCCAACCATAAAGCAGAACTATtggtgctgtgttttttttgtgcacttATTTACAATAGTGGCTTAAGAGTTCACTGGAACTACTTTCTGTGGGCATGGTGTGACATGTTAAACAGACTCTCTGTTGCAAATTCTCATGTTTAGATTTCTGGGTCATGTTTATGAGCTTTTAATTGTTACAAAATATAATTGTTCTACTTTCTTCAGTTCACTGCAGGCTCTCAGTCTTGGACGAAGTGCCCCTTTGCTGATACACGATTCCAAGGTACCAGTTTTTGCCACATCATGCTAATCTTATCATGAGTATCACCTGGTTATTGCACCATGAGGTCAGTCTATGGCTGTAAATCCTTCTTAGAGTAATTTCAGAGAAACATTTAGATTATATCATAAGGGTGATTACAGAGCATGCTTTTGTAGAATTGATCAGTGTGATAATATCTTCCAGTATGGGAGGTGGTTGTGACGAGAAGACAAGATCATGAAGATGTTAAGATGTTGTCGCAGATCACTGCAACATTTTCTGTGGGGCTGTGTGCAAAGTCCGAAGGGTCTTCTGCATGCCAGATCACCGAAACACACACCGTACATGTGGTAGGTATTACACACTTGCTTGAATTTGGGGGGGAGGGAATTTGGTGTTTGAGGAAGGTGATCAACGCATTGTCAAGCACGTTCTTCCAATTACGCCAGAGCATATGCTTTACATGATTTTCATACTTCTCATAACTTTACTGAGCCCTTGTGTGGAAGCTTTTGCATTGATACGAAGGAGCTGCCAAGACTTGCTTGCAGTGATTTCCGGAAAGCCACACAACAGTTAAAGCtaattgcacctttaaaatgCACCTATAGAAATCACTGGGTATCTGCACATACATTGGTCACAGGAAATCTACAACAGCACTGTTTTTTTGGTATCAATCAATCCTCTCTCTTGTGAGTTACTACAGGGCAGTGACATGACTCATAGCACGTGGAAGagataataaaagcaaaacagaatcTCAACCATGACAACTTCCATAACACCTGCACAGTAAAGCTCctaatgtttttcttgtgtcttttgtgtgtttttcaggagaAACACAAAGCTGTTGGCTTAAACCTGGCAGAGGAACTATGTGACTGTTGTCTTCAGGTATGTTTGTGTAGTTAAGGTAAACCATCCTTTCACTTCTGGACATATTTTCTGACTTTGAGTACACATTCTCTATTTGGATAGGTGACAAGGCTCGATGTGAATTTTGCTGCCACGGTCATTCACTGTCTTGACAAGTGCAGTAAGTATGTTATTTTGGGCTACTGCTCCTTATAAAATAGGGATGaatccttctcttcttttctcttatcCTCCTGTGTGGTCTAATCTTGGCGTATTgacataactttttttttttaaccttccttttttgttaaatattcacACCCTGAGGCAACACACCAACCTCAAATTTAAATGGCTTCCACcaccacttcttcttctttttcttcttcttctttttgtttaaatgtggtTTGAAGCAGCAACAGATCAGAAGCTGCAATTTCTAAAAAGTTTATTTATAGTTTATAACATATGAACCTCTGAAGTTTGGCCTTAAGTGGTTTCTTGGCAtcattctgaaaaataaaaggattCTTTGTGCCACCATCATTGACTCTACTCtatttttttgagttttgatgaATGAAACCATTATCCATAAACATAAGGGAACTGAAGAAAGCGAAGAAGACCTTCTTTTTgacacactgttttcatttaactcCAGTTTCTTTATGCAAACTTaagaagacaaaacactgagaaactgTAGGGAGCAGAATGCTTACTGGTTGTATTATCTTTCAAAGGTCTTATAAACACAGAGGACTATGCCATTATCCTCAACAAGAACAGTTCACGTGGTTAATATGCTCATTTACTTTCTTACAGAGAGTTACCTGAGACGGGCAAGACCACTTTAATGTCTCTCTGTATTATATGAAGCTGgagtcagttagcttagcttagcataaaaagtGAACATAAAGAGGAAACAGCTATTTTGGCTTCAACCTAAGTTTAAAAAAGATCCACCTACCAACACCTTCAAAGCTCACAAGTGAGCATGCTATATCTGATTTGTTTATTATGTACAAATTCTGTTTCCACTATCCAAGCCAAGCTGACTTCTGGGTCTAGattaatatttatgcatgtgaaACAAAAAGTCAGCTACTGAATATATTCCTCCTCTGTAAGGAGTGACTGGTGACAGTATGTTTGGTTAATACATGTGATTTACATATTTTGCCCAGATGCCTCATCATTcagtttatgtgctgttgaTTAACGTTCAGCTAAATGTTCTTCACAGATCAATCATTGCATCTCAAACCTGTCATCTCCAGTCAGGCCTCTTGGGACTTGACCTGGGTTGTTGCAGCGGCTGGTGCTCTCCTCTCTAGCATCATAATTGTCACTCTGATGCTTCACACACTGTTAACAGGTAGGTAGAAAACTGCACAGTCATATTCAGGCCTGCGGTATTGTATCTCCTGTTTACATGCTGTTCTGTCAGCACTTGTCAAAAGTGTCCACCCTTCAGATTTTGTTGTGTGCTCCTGATAAGGCCTGATAAGGTCTCAGGACTGGACTTCCCGAGTCCAGCTATTCCTGTTTAGAGCTATTATCTGCGTGTATTTTATCTCTTGTTATCTGATTGAGCAAAATGAATTAGCAATATTACATCCAATGGTGGAACAAGTAATCAGATCTTTCACTTAAGTGaagataatatatatatatatatatataatatacttAGCACAAAAAGTAAGTACTCATTATACAGAACAGTTCTTTTCAGTATAATGTGTATTATATTATTGAATTATAATCATTGCTTTATTGCAAAATGTGCAAGTCATTTGAAAACTGGCCACTGAATCTTTGGGTATATTTGTCTATTTCCTCACCTCATTCTCCATATTCTGTTTCAGTTTatcagaggaggaaacaaagaagaaatggGGGCTGTACCTCCCAAAAGCAAACAGGTAAAATTACCACaatcattttttgttgtgttgataTGTGCATTTTCAAGTTCTTAAAACCTGCACCTGCTCCTTTGTTTCGACAGATCCCGCTTTTGACTATGTGGTCCCTACATTACAAACTAAATCCCTTCTCCATGGACGAACCTTCATACCCGATTCACCGCAgtgtggaaacactgaaaaagcCAACTTAATCTCTGACTGACCTAGGAACAGTGCTCCGCTCTGAAAGCATTACCTGTAAAGTGCAGCCTAAGACTGTAAAGATGTTACCCAAACCAGTAAGTTCTCTGTTGAATGCAGTGTACAACGCTTGCACAGATATTTCAATTGttatgtatgttatgttatgttacaTACTATGTGTCTTTTAATACGCTTGTTAAAGTTATTGGCTGTTGTTTATGTATTCTGTAAAATGTTGTCTCTTTGGGTGAAAGTTAATGTGTATTAAGTTGAAATATTCATTCAGCTTGCAGCTAAACAGTAAGTTCATGTCCtaatttaaatttatattttcaataaaaaatgcaaaatataaagaaaaacctgcagagctcttgtttttttcctcactgaacTTCGGTGTGGGGAAGTAAGGATTCACTTCTTCTTAGTTTAGCattgtcaatattttttttggttttacatctttgattaaatacaaacattttcttttctaatttttcttCCACTAGAAACAAATGTGTCTGACTATACTgtaatgtgtattttttgttattttgtccacaCCCATAGATAACTATCCTTTATACATAACAATATCCAAGAAACGAGTTTTCACTCTTTGTTTGCACACTTGTTCAAACAAgtcactgttgctttgtttcctttttggtaatgcctctttttttcttatacTCACATAATTCTGGTGAATTGGAGAGTACTGCTCCCCTCCTGTGACATTCTTaccaaaatgaatgaaattatttatgGAAACTCATAAAGTGTCACAGGTGAAGATGAACACTTTTTATCAATATCGAAACTGCTGTAAATAGAAACTGCAGTAAAAGAACCTCCAAGCCTGCTGTTACGTGTGTTTTTACATTGCCAGTAAATCAAATGAGGTTGTGTAAAGAGAACGGATCAATAATTAACCAATAAACCTACATTATCACCCAAGTCAGCAGCAGTTTCCTTCAGCTGTAGAGTATcttagcatctttcagctcagtgttttgcttttctgctgtgttttggttcagtctcaccaCTTCCATTAACCATGTTTCCTGCAGtagctgctgtcagtcagaaagcTTGAATAAACCAAAGATACACTATCTCCCCTGCACCAAACATCAAAAAAATGGCAAAGTGCTGGTGAACATGGTGGAGCATACAAGATAAAAAGCCATACAGTTTTATCAGGAGTTGTTGAAGACCGGCACTAGAAGGGCTGAGTActggacttacattcatcaggtggacagaaaCTTGACTCAAGAAGAATACTAGTGCTCTGTTGGGAGTAGGAGTATTGCTCAGACACAATGTTTTCAACTTCTGGTCTATTTTTCCTACTGATTCCACTCCATTGCTTTAGCTTgacaaaactgaatttaaagaCTGGCCTCTGATTTGCCCTGGAAGTCTGAAAACAGCCAAATGTCCTGAAGAAGAATGTCCTGCAGGCAGAGGTGCTTCCAGCTCTCCCTTCATGCTACCATCTCTTCTCCTACCACTTAGCTGTGCTatccacatctctctctttatgGGAAGGATTTCGGCTTGGTTTACATAGGCAAATGATGTTGCTTTAAGCAGCACACCAATACCAGAAAGTGAATAGAGGCCTCTATGTGCAAATACTTGCGCAAATACGCAAAAGGCCCACAGGTGAGGACAAGCCACCCTGTGACCAGGCTTTCACGCAGGAGGAACTTGTTCCTGTAAAATCTCTAAATGGGTCGGTCTTTTGGTGTGGAACACATTTCCTTGTTAGATTATTTTTGAATTTACAGCAAGCAAGCATGTAAAACACAGTGAGAGGTATAAAATAAACACGAGAAGAAAATAATGGACTCTTTGAAATATACAAGTAACCACATGGCAGGAAGTAGAAACGTAAAAAATAGTGTCTCTTTATCAcgaaaatcacacacacacacacacacacactaggaCTGAGAACATCAAATAATAAAGCCATGTATGTACTA
This Scatophagus argus isolate fScaArg1 chromosome 22, fScaArg1.pri, whole genome shotgun sequence DNA region includes the following protein-coding sequences:
- the il17rel gene encoding putative interleukin-17 receptor E-like, translating into MKMILWVAVLMFPCFLGLIAAATGLERIEKCGTNCSQGLHCKTKPYFFFPPACQNAAEGLSTSSVFHNISLSAVMRCEGRQKCSLHLRVKTKLQLTESIHGVSICTITEGMMENCRILSFTRASRERMSGLQVEVENDCTDISPSQHVKVTVKTVPSYCGVTWTGTFEAPGCINEDLKKHVPECITGRLSYDINPERKELSVSVSDMLEDYDYHLRLCRKDFICIGMGVNTLIKKEEPVKSVTLPYGRPLPCLCIEGWSAVMDAPRVQVCPFNDRLEELWFGITFDPMEGMLSWEPSCSVTAVVTLCQKREDGICVDLPHASQSVRREKITFGKVDPHPQLCMKFTAGSQSWTKCPFADTRFQVWEVVVTRRQDHEDVKMLSQITATFSVGLCAKSEGSSACQITETHTVHVEKHKAVGLNLAEELCDCCLQVTRLDVNFAATVIHCLDKCNQSLHLKPVISSQASWDLTWVVAAAGALLSSIIIVTLMLHTLLTVYQRRKQRRNGGCTSQKQTDPAFDYVVPTLQTKSLLHGRTFIPDSPQCGNTEKANLISD